Part of the Mangifera indica cultivar Alphonso chromosome 4, CATAS_Mindica_2.1, whole genome shotgun sequence genome, atcaattaatacaaTTAGGATCCTATTAGAAGAGTTTCAAAtgtatttttcctttaaaaaaatttatatataagtagAGGGAAtgagagagaggaaaaaaaatacaaggtaatattatttttatactatacTCAGACTAGTGATAATGTTCTGAATATAGACtttctaataatcaaattatattataaaaaatatcttatatttcatttgtttctttacCTATCTCAATTTGATCTCTTATAAGTTGATAACAAACTTACAtgagttttttatattataattcttaCTATTATAACCtatgttatataaaattttgaattgtataTATCAATTAGCGatgaaaaattacattaataaacGATAATCTAAAAACATATAAGAATAAATTGTAATCACATTAATGGGTATGTTGGTGATATGGAAAATCAGATTTGGTTGAGGAAGTGTAGCCAAATCTAGAAGGGGTAGTTCTAAAGTTGAACAAACTTATGGGGTTTCCATTAACAAGTATAATAAGTGGAGAGAACTATCATTATTTGAGATTGGTAACATGATGGTGGATAAGGCACAAAATGAAATTTGTAAGAAACTTAAGGAGTGGAGCTTAGTCAATGCCAAGAGTGCTAATACagagagaaagaggaaaaacaagaAGTAGAAAAGTGGGGCGAATTAATGGTGAAATGCATGATACCATTAAACACAGTGACTTCTATAAAAATACCCAAACAAAGAGTCTCTTCCTAGCTCTTCTGATGATTTGACTTAGACCAACATACCACTACATTGTCAATCAATGTTTTAGATTATGACTTTCACATTTTTTACTtgcataaaaaaagaaaattcattttaaGATCACCAAGTCGAGGACATGACCCAACGCCTTTAATTAAAACTAGTTTAGATTCAGGGttgattctaattttaatagagagtattaaatatgaatttataatgTGTTTGTTCCACTATATTAAGAGTCATAAACAATATAttcattatcaattttatattgaaattataatcgataattaaatatctaatgatcgatggttttgattttgaacaaatAATTTGCTTAACCTTAATTGATTGTTAAGGAGATTGATGAAGAGGGAGAGTGCTGGGTGTGAATCATTTggttgtaaaatttaaaagtgaCATGGTTTAATTTGTGAGTTATAGATAAAAGaggatatataatttgattgaatagtCAGAATGATGCAATTTCATAGAAATCACATCAGAATAGTTTAAAGTGGCTGGACAATGGgcaagagagaaaaataaaaaatatttcagataaaatataatttatatatagtgttaggaatatattattatatatggtATAAATTGAATGTGCTTTTCAAATTTGGGAAATCAtttgtaatttcaattaattgaaCTTGTTTATAAAGAATTTGGTACTCGTGTTATACATTATTTGGTAATTTGCACTCCGGACCCTACAACGACATCGTATCGTATTAAAGAAATGAATACAAGCGAACAAGAACATCAACCGGTCCTTGCAGTCAAAAAAGCTAGCAACCTATCTCTTCCTGCTCCTGTCCCTAAGTGCAGTCAATGGCCGCCCATTATCTTCATCCACtattttttcttcagttttctTGGCCTTAAACCATCCGATACCTAATCCTAACTGCTGAACCACTTAACAAAAACCATGAAGATCAACTTGATCTTAGCTTCACTCTTTGTTTTGTCCTCCTTTTCTGTTATTTTTTCCGGGGAAGATGACATCAAGTGTCTTGAAGGCATCCAGAACTCTCTCCAAGACCCTGCAGGAAAGCTCGCCTGGTCATTCACCAACACCTCCGTTACCTCCATCTGCAAGCTAAACGGCGTGTCGTGCTGGAACGACAAGGAGAGCCGGATCATCAGTCTGGGTTTAGGTTCAATGCAACTCTCTGGTCAACTGCCCGAGCCCTTGAAACTCTGTCAGAACTTGCAAACACTAGATCTCTCAAATAACGCTATCTTCGGGTCGATCCCGCCGGAAATGTGCACATGGCTACCTTATATAGTGTCACTTGATCTTTCAAACAATCAGCTCTCTGGTCCCATCCCCACACAGATCTTTGAGTGCAAGTTTCTTAACAAACTTGTTTTAAGTAACAATAAATTGTCGGGTTCGATCCCGTATGAACTGAGCAGGTTGGATCGGTTAAAAGAATTTTCTGTTTCCGGGAATGCTCTGTCAGGATCAATACCGTCTGATCTAGCGAAATTTGGCGAAGAAAGTTTTGATGGGAACAACGGACTCTGTGGTGAGCCTTTGGGGAAATGTGGAGGATTGAGTGGTAAGAGTCTTGGTATTATTATTGTTGCTGGTGTTATTGGTGCTTTGGGTTCTGTGACTTTAGGGTTTGTGATTTGGTGGTGGTTTTTCGTTAGAGTTAGTAGGAAGAAAGGAGGACATGGTTTTGATGATGGGAAAGATGATAGTAGTTGGGTTCAAGTGTTGCGGTCACATAAGCTTGTTCAGGTTTCTTTGTTTCAGAAACCTATTGTTAAGATTAAATTGGCTGATTTGTTGGCTTCTACTAATAGTTTTAATgctgaaaatattattatttctacaAGAACTGGTGTTTCCTACAAGGCGGTGTTGCCGGATGGCTCTGCCTTGGCAATTAAGAGGTTGAGTGCTTGTAAGCTTAGTGAGAAGCAGTTTCGTTCGGAGATGAATAGATTAGGGCAGCTTAGACATCCCAATTTGGTGCCGTTGTTGGGGTTTTGTGTTGTGGAGGAAGAGAGGCTTTTGGTGTACAAGCACATGCCTAATGGCACCCTGTATTCCCTGCTACATGGAAATTGTTTTGTTGAGAGTCAGCATGGTGTTTTGGATTGGTCTACTAGGCTTCGGATTGGTGCAGGTGTGGCAAGAGGATTGGCTTGGCTTCATCATGGGTGCCAACCACCGTATATGCATCAGTATGTTAGCTCAAATGTGATTCttattgatgatgattttgatgctAGAATAACAGATTTTGGATTGGCAAGGCTCGTTGGTTCTCATGATTCTAATGACAGTTCTTTTGTGAATGGAGATTTGGGGGAGTTTGGTTATGTTGCTCCTGAGTACTCAAGCACTATGGTTGCTTCTCTGAAAGGGGATATTTATGGTTTTGGAGTTGTGCTGTTAGAGTTGGTTACTGGTCAGAAGCCTATTGAAGTGAGTAATGCAGATGAAGGATTCAAGGGAAATTTGGTTGATTGGGTTAATCATTTAGTGATCACCGGTCGAAGTAAAGATGCCATTGATAAGGCTTTATGTGGGAAaggtaatgatgatgagattacaCAGTTTCTGAAGGTTGCTTGTACTTGTGTGGTTTCTAGGCCTAAGGATAGGCCTTCTATGTATCAGATTTATGAGTCATTGAAGAGCATGGCTGAGAGACATGGTATCTCTGAACAATATGAAGAATTCCCATTGATCTTTGATAAGCAAGATCCTGACCTTAAGGAGTAGCTTTGGTGGGTAAAGGACTGGGAAGCACAAAAAATTGTAATCACATTGAGTATGGCAGCATAGGGCGTTTCTAAATTGTATGCTATGTTACGGAATGCTTTCTCAGCAATTGGTATCGTTTTCCACTTGAAAATGGTTGTTATGTTTTAGTGCTCATTTGTTTGATAATTCTGTACATTAAATGAAGCATTTGGCTCTGTAGTTCAGATGATTTCTGTTATCAATCTATCATTATGGAAAATACTCCTTCTAAATCCTTTTTTCAATGTGCTTTTTCTTATAGAAAGCTCCATTCCAGCATTGTTCCTTAACGCCTGTCGTGAAATCCTAATGAGCTAGGTGAATTTTTGATTGTCATACACTGATTTATTTTCTGGGTATTGTCTATTCAATACTGCAGTGTTTTGGATTTTCTTAATCAGCATGGATGTTTGTTTCTTTATGTAATTCAATTGATATTGAGTTGCGATTAGATAGGAGTCATATTAAACAGACTATGCTACTTTATTATTGTTGGGAAAGGTAATAAATTACTTTCTTTCAACTCTTTTCCGGACATCTCAACCCAACCCAAGTGGTGTTATATGCATTAATCAATCTTGTCATGTTTGTTTGTCCATATTTCATAATTTGCATTAACATAATCTTGTAAACAACGccatgtttgattttaatttgcttTAAGCTGTGTTAAAAAGGAGCCTGAAATTTTTCAGCACCAACAAAGGCACTATTTTTATcttgaatagatttagatgaaacaatgttttaaataattataggggcaTTAAAGATTGATGATTGGAACAAAAAGCAAAAGATTTAACCTAGATGCATTTGCAATACTTTAAAGATACTGGgatatttcatttcttttagaACTTTTACAGACAAAATGAGTTGACATGATTACTTGTAAAGTGTAAAGCCCTTGCTGGGCAATTAATCTGCTTCTGGTTGCAAATTTTTACTGCATCTGAATTGGGCTCACAAGAATTGTATGAGCAGAGCTGTTGGCACACAGGATTCCCGTGATGATGTTAAATATATCACAATGATATTTAGAGGGGTGGTTTATTAATTAGGTATTTTCGGCAAACAGGTCATGTGGAATTGAAGGAAATGAAATGCAGATGTTTCATCAATGGCTTTTCTGTGCCTGGTTTAGGAGCAATGCTTTTGTCCTTTAAATGCGTAACCACGTGCTCCTGTCCTGCCCCCACTGGCCCCCCTGCCTGCCTCAATCAGACTCTTGAATTTAAACAGGATTGGGTTGGGTGGTAAGCTCTAATTTGGAGCTCCTCATATGTGTGAATACATTCAATGATCACTTGAAATTCGGAATAAATTTGTGCCTTGGGTAAGTATCGTTCATTAAAGAGTACATTTCAATAATTATAGGTAATGAGTTAGTTAGAATGTTAAGTTGCTTTGGTTAAGGGCAGGCAGGTGATGAATTAATTGCAAAAAAATTGTGGAGCTGGACCTGGTCTTGGTATGCGAAGCGACTTCAAGCACCGCATCTGAGACTGAAGAGCTTTTCGATTAAAGCACTATGGCGTGAGGATGCAGCAATGGCGAATGGTTTAATATTCTTCTTTTCGATATACATTAGTATACCGACTGTTGAGACGGCAACGCACTCTTTCCATATCCATTCCAAATTTTCCCATATCAATTTCTTCAAATAACAGCACTTGGAAATCCTCTAGTTGGTGGAATAATTCCAAAATTATTTGATGGAAGAGGATTAACCGGGCTCATCATATCATATTTGCTCTATAGTCAAATTAAGCTAACACCGACCTCAATCAGTCTGTGTGGCTGCACTTCACTTGGATTCTTTCaagaatctttctttttctttctcttggcTGGTTTGTGAACATTCATTAGTCTTTGAATTACCTTATAAGTTACCATAGAATTGATCAATTTTGTTCAAAGAATACATTTGACTAACAAATAATTACTGTTATATCTTTTCCTTATAATGATTCATAATAATCAGATCTTATTGAAATCAAAAAGTctgaaattatataaactttacattagaaattatattttttaacgtGGGATTTAAGTCTCGTATCTTACATTTGAGATTCTAGTGTTTAAGTATCTTTTTGTCTTCCTCTTCCATCACTGTTGGCTTTCCTCTACCACCACCATTGTCGGCTTTCTTCTATTACCGCCACCACCACTATTTTCTATTTGGATAGAAGCTTCGAAACTAACTGTATTCACAGGAGCACCTCTTTGTTTAATCTTCATTTTTCAGATAAATTAAACTTTCACATTGTTCTcgtttgtgtttattatttgtttggttATAATGAAAACGTGAGAAATCAAAAGAACATTGAAGATTCTcaagtttatttatttgtttttatggaTATTGTTActgtaaaatttcatttttttaggaAGACTTgtgagattctttttttttttgtttttctctctatctAATATTTTGTAGGATGTGGTCTAATTAATCTCTCAAAATAGAAGATATGTGGAAGTAGGAAGCTTGTATCCTGTTGTATcataatgatataatttaaatagtttGGGGGAAAAAAGTCTTAGCTCATATAGATCTTTTCAGGGAAAagaacaatttcccacccaagttttgttgaaatgacaataTATACCTATGGAAGatgaaaaatcttaatatttacctaagttttaatctattaggacacatttatatattttctgtcAGAGttaaggggtaaaattatcattttattggtaatattaaaataattaaaatcatatctcatttttttcttttagtttggaaaactaacatttttttctttgaattaagttttaaaaaatttacttttctccTTTGAAATCCAGTTACTTTCTTCGGCGACGACCGACTAACGGTAAAGGAGTTATGGT contains:
- the LOC123214505 gene encoding probable inactive receptor kinase At1g27190, giving the protein MKINLILASLFVLSSFSVIFSGEDDIKCLEGIQNSLQDPAGKLAWSFTNTSVTSICKLNGVSCWNDKESRIISLGLGSMQLSGQLPEPLKLCQNLQTLDLSNNAIFGSIPPEMCTWLPYIVSLDLSNNQLSGPIPTQIFECKFLNKLVLSNNKLSGSIPYELSRLDRLKEFSVSGNALSGSIPSDLAKFGEESFDGNNGLCGEPLGKCGGLSGKSLGIIIVAGVIGALGSVTLGFVIWWWFFVRVSRKKGGHGFDDGKDDSSWVQVLRSHKLVQVSLFQKPIVKIKLADLLASTNSFNAENIIISTRTGVSYKAVLPDGSALAIKRLSACKLSEKQFRSEMNRLGQLRHPNLVPLLGFCVVEEERLLVYKHMPNGTLYSLLHGNCFVESQHGVLDWSTRLRIGAGVARGLAWLHHGCQPPYMHQYVSSNVILIDDDFDARITDFGLARLVGSHDSNDSSFVNGDLGEFGYVAPEYSSTMVASLKGDIYGFGVVLLELVTGQKPIEVSNADEGFKGNLVDWVNHLVITGRSKDAIDKALCGKGNDDEITQFLKVACTCVVSRPKDRPSMYQIYESLKSMAERHGISEQYEEFPLIFDKQDPDLKE